The proteins below come from a single Kitasatospora sp. NBC_00315 genomic window:
- the soxR gene encoding redox-sensitive transcriptional activator SoxR, whose amino-acid sequence MGPNRHDLLTIGRLAERSGLATSALRYYEKLGLIHSERTAGGQRRFQRATLRRVAFVRAAQRVGLSLDEARTALDRLPDNRAPSTADWSGVAASWQTRIDEQIAELERLKAKLTGCIGCGCLSISRCALYNAGDRAAAAGPGARYLLTRDPGTGPETTAD is encoded by the coding sequence ATGGGACCGAACCGCCACGACCTCCTGACCATCGGCCGGCTCGCCGAACGCAGCGGTCTGGCCACCTCCGCCCTGCGCTACTACGAGAAGCTCGGGCTGATCCACTCCGAGCGCACCGCCGGCGGCCAGCGGCGCTTCCAGCGCGCGACCCTGCGCCGGGTCGCCTTCGTCCGCGCCGCCCAGCGCGTCGGCCTCTCGCTGGACGAGGCCAGGACCGCGCTCGACCGCCTCCCGGACAACCGCGCCCCCAGCACCGCCGACTGGAGCGGCGTGGCCGCCTCCTGGCAGACCCGGATCGACGAGCAGATCGCCGAGCTGGAGCGGCTGAAGGCCAAGCTCACCGGGTGCATCGGCTGCGGCTGCCTCTCCATCTCGCGCTGCGCCCTCTACAACGCCGGTGACCGCGCGGCCGCCGCCGGCCCGGGTGCGCGCTACCTGCTCACCCGGGATCCGGGGA
- a CDS encoding transketolase yields the protein MTATDVRVQQPGRRLPGEYAFGDLPGLMALMTGAEKHGPAATSTLDVLWVLYDRVLDVDPAGFGRQDRDRFLLSKGHGPMAYYAVLAAKGFLAPDVLTSFGAYDSPLGHHPDRLLVPGVEISSGSLGHGLPLGVGTALGLRAQGLTDPAVWVLLGDAEFDEGSNHEAVAFAGAAGLERLHTVVIDNSSATHGWRGGIAARFETEGWSAVTVDGRDHEALYEAFTVPHPGRPHVVVARVEPKNG from the coding sequence ATGACCGCGACAGATGTACGTGTGCAGCAGCCCGGACGCCGGCTCCCCGGAGAGTACGCCTTCGGCGACCTGCCGGGCCTGATGGCCCTGATGACCGGCGCCGAGAAGCACGGCCCGGCCGCCACCTCCACCCTGGACGTCCTCTGGGTGCTCTACGACAGGGTGCTGGACGTGGACCCGGCCGGGTTCGGGCGCCAGGACCGCGACCGCTTCCTGCTCTCCAAGGGCCACGGCCCGATGGCCTACTACGCGGTGCTCGCCGCGAAGGGTTTCCTCGCTCCGGACGTGCTGACGAGCTTCGGGGCGTACGACTCGCCGCTCGGCCACCACCCGGATCGGCTGCTCGTCCCCGGCGTCGAGATCAGCTCCGGCTCGCTGGGCCACGGGCTCCCGCTGGGCGTCGGCACCGCACTGGGCCTGCGGGCCCAGGGGCTGACCGATCCTGCGGTCTGGGTGCTGCTCGGCGACGCCGAGTTCGACGAGGGCTCCAACCACGAGGCGGTGGCCTTCGCCGGGGCGGCCGGGCTGGAGCGCCTGCACACCGTCGTCATCGACAACTCCTCGGCCACGCACGGCTGGCGCGGTGGCATCGCGGCCCGCTTCGAGACCGAGGGCTGGTCGGCGGTGACGGTCGACGGTCGCGACCACGAGGCACTGTACGAGGCGTTCACCGTCCCGCACCCGGGCCGCCCGCACGTGGTGGTCGCCCGGGTCGAGCCCAAGAACGGCTGA